Proteins from a genomic interval of Paenibacillus lentus:
- a CDS encoding diguanylate cyclase: MFESLVNNFTTLTTFLFLGNIFRTKYLLKSSFKDRGRRIVLGFALGFFGVVHMYFTFPITDDVFADFRQLPILISVYLGGFTSGGIATLIISIYRMFFLQGVSQVSIFGGGINAIFTLIIALLFIQHRKLSFKRWLAALSLSILATDIAFYFTLEGDSSTEAIVIFSMIVALGGIFTYSMLQYLQKSGDSLRILREAAHRDFLTGLYNARAFEVLMQQKIDSFHRYQIPFTLLMVDIDHFKKVNDTYGHAAGDAVLSQLADLLRDTFRPGDEIARKGGEEFVIIVDNCDKEKIVHIAERLRHNVESEPFLLPQGLVLHLTISAGSATYPDIDEEQLLNMADRALYRAKKSGRNQVWRA; encoded by the coding sequence ATGTTTGAGAGTTTGGTCAATAATTTTACGACTCTAACGACCTTTTTGTTTTTAGGAAATATATTCCGGACCAAATATTTATTGAAAAGCAGCTTTAAGGATCGCGGCAGGCGCATTGTATTGGGATTTGCTTTGGGCTTTTTTGGTGTTGTACACATGTATTTTACCTTTCCGATTACAGACGATGTATTCGCCGATTTCCGCCAGCTGCCGATACTCATCTCGGTATACTTGGGCGGATTTACGTCGGGAGGAATAGCGACGCTTATCATCTCGATTTATCGCATGTTTTTCCTCCAAGGGGTGAGTCAGGTCTCTATTTTCGGAGGAGGCATTAATGCCATATTCACACTGATCATCGCCCTTCTCTTTATTCAACACCGCAAGCTTTCTTTCAAAAGGTGGTTAGCCGCGCTATCTCTGTCCATATTGGCCACGGACATCGCCTTTTACTTCACGCTGGAGGGGGATTCTAGTACAGAAGCGATCGTGATCTTTAGTATGATTGTCGCTCTTGGAGGAATTTTTACTTATTCGATGCTGCAATATTTACAGAAGTCGGGCGACTCCCTTCGCATATTGAGAGAAGCCGCCCATCGCGACTTTCTGACGGGATTGTATAATGCCAGAGCATTTGAAGTGCTGATGCAGCAAAAAATAGATTCCTTCCATCGCTATCAAATTCCATTTACTCTGCTTATGGTCGATATCGATCATTTTAAAAAAGTGAACGACACATACGGACATGCGGCGGGGGATGCGGTATTATCTCAGCTTGCTGATCTGCTGAGAGATACCTTTCGCCCTGGGGATGAAATCGCCCGTAAAGGCGGTGAAGAGTTCGTTATTATTGTGGATAATTGCGATAAGGAGAAGATTGTTCATATTGCTGAGCGATTACGGCACAATGTGGAGAGTGAGCCCTTTTTGCTGCCGCAGGGACTGGTGCTTCATTTGACTATTTCCGCAGGAAGTGCAACATATCCTGACATCGACGAAGAGCAGTTGCTCAATATGGCGGATCGGGCATTGTATAGAGCAAAGAAATCGGGGAGAAATCAGGTTTGGCGGGCTTAA
- a CDS encoding LacI family DNA-binding transcriptional regulator, with amino-acid sequence MTTIYDIAKLTGFSPTTVSKVFNGYSDVSEKTRRKILEAAQQLGYVPNAHARSLTTKRSWTIGVLFNESSGAGLLHPYFGGVIEGFKKVATSKGYDLMFITKDIGGKPSGYLEHCKIRGVDGIVVILPDYSDPYFHELVEADIPCVLLDSDLEHASTIYSDNIIGCELAVDYLYSLGHRSIAYIGGGHSFAGEKRMQGFKEAMQRHGLSICPEFIVQGSYDFTVESGRKAMGQLLQLADRPTAVFAAGDNLAVGAMIAMREQGLSVPEDISVIGFDDIEMAKYLTPALTTIRQNTYRLGSRAADMLIYSIEGHKELQRDLLPVELVIRDSCRPL; translated from the coding sequence TTGACTACGATTTATGATATTGCCAAGTTAACGGGCTTTTCGCCGACCACAGTATCTAAAGTGTTTAACGGATATTCCGATGTTAGCGAGAAGACACGCCGCAAAATTCTAGAGGCGGCACAGCAGTTGGGGTATGTTCCGAATGCGCATGCCCGGTCGCTGACGACCAAGCGATCCTGGACGATCGGCGTATTGTTTAATGAATCATCGGGAGCAGGGCTACTGCATCCTTATTTTGGCGGTGTAATTGAGGGATTCAAGAAGGTGGCTACCTCCAAGGGCTATGATCTGATGTTTATTACGAAGGATATCGGAGGCAAACCGAGCGGATATTTGGAGCATTGTAAAATACGAGGCGTTGACGGAATTGTCGTGATTTTGCCCGATTATTCGGACCCCTACTTTCATGAGCTGGTGGAGGCGGACATCCCTTGCGTGTTGCTGGACTCCGACCTGGAGCACGCCAGCACGATCTATTCGGATAATATTATTGGATGTGAGCTTGCCGTCGATTATTTATATTCGCTGGGCCATCGTTCCATTGCCTATATTGGAGGCGGACATTCCTTTGCGGGAGAGAAGCGGATGCAAGGATTCAAGGAAGCGATGCAGCGTCACGGATTATCGATCTGTCCTGAATTCATCGTTCAGGGAAGCTATGATTTTACCGTGGAGAGCGGACGGAAGGCGATGGGGCAGCTGCTGCAATTGGCAGATAGACCGACAGCCGTGTTTGCTGCTGGGGATAATCTGGCCGTCGGTGCGATGATAGCCATGAGAGAGCAGGGGCTATCCGTACCTGAAGACATCTCTGTTATCGGCTTTGATGATATTGAAATGGCAAAATATTTAACGCCTGCTCTGACAACGATCCGCCAAAACACATATAGACTTGGCAGCAGGGCCGCTGACATGTTAATCTATTCAATAGAAGGACATAAAGAATTGCAGCGAGATTTGCTTCCCGTCGAACTGGTCATACGCGATTCATGCCGCCCATTGTAG
- a CDS encoding Ger(x)C family spore germination protein, which produces MRGRLYTTLLIIVLCTCGIMLTGCQLKDVERRSFVLAFGIDSAPTDEGKDNQNLIEVTLKLAIPEGDPSKRDQEAVIISQVSNTIPEAIRLLKSKVDKELDFSQCKTLLFGESYAKKSISEISDWMVRRRDIQLVAYNGVARPSAKEVLSLHPKSERVPAYSLILSLGREGTESPFIVGMFSYNFRRHLSEQGLDPILPLVEKDGEEAILINKSVLLDKKRARAELTPDETRLYNLLMTQNLRTSFFAEKDGVIYSYNMESTHAKFKLITSKEGKTIVQYYVGGRAILEDNNQDVETTGSLLREVSKVASEKWEKDINKFLVKVHGTGLDPLGWGLRYMALNWNNATEIEDWEKIYPQLEFRVKADVEIKYSGMIH; this is translated from the coding sequence ATGAGAGGAAGGCTGTATACTACATTGCTAATTATAGTGCTATGTACTTGTGGGATCATGCTTACGGGCTGCCAACTAAAAGATGTGGAGCGGCGGTCGTTTGTCCTCGCTTTCGGAATAGATTCTGCCCCGACCGACGAGGGGAAGGACAATCAAAATTTGATCGAGGTGACGTTGAAGCTTGCTATTCCAGAAGGTGATCCGTCAAAAAGAGATCAGGAAGCGGTGATCATCTCGCAAGTTTCTAACACTATTCCGGAGGCCATCCGTTTGTTGAAGTCAAAGGTGGATAAGGAATTGGATTTCAGCCAATGCAAAACGTTGTTATTCGGCGAAAGCTATGCCAAGAAGAGTATATCTGAAATTAGTGACTGGATGGTTCGACGCAGAGATATTCAGTTGGTCGCCTATAATGGAGTAGCTCGGCCTAGTGCGAAGGAAGTGCTGTCTTTGCATCCCAAGAGTGAACGTGTTCCTGCATACTCCCTTATTTTAAGCTTAGGGAGAGAGGGGACGGAGTCTCCTTTTATCGTAGGCATGTTCTCATACAACTTTAGACGCCATTTGTCAGAGCAGGGGTTAGATCCTATTCTGCCTTTGGTTGAAAAAGATGGGGAGGAGGCCATCCTTATTAATAAGTCAGTCCTGCTGGATAAAAAGAGAGCGCGTGCTGAATTGACGCCTGATGAAACCCGGCTCTATAACCTGCTTATGACACAAAATTTGCGAACCAGTTTCTTCGCTGAAAAGGATGGTGTTATTTATAGCTACAATATGGAGTCGACGCATGCAAAATTTAAATTGATTACCTCCAAAGAGGGTAAGACAATTGTTCAATATTATGTTGGGGGCCGAGCGATATTAGAGGATAACAACCAGGACGTTGAGACGACGGGCTCCCTTCTTCGAGAGGTTTCAAAAGTGGCTAGTGAAAAATGGGAGAAGGATATCAATAAGTTTCTCGTTAAAGTCCATGGAACCGGGTTGGATCCGCTAGGCTGGGGTTTAAGATATATGGCTTTGAATTGGAATAATGCCACGGAGATTGAAGACTGGGAGAAAATATATCCCCAGCTTGAATTCAGGGTTAAAGCTGATGTGGAAATTAAGTACTCGGGGATGATCCATTAA
- a CDS encoding GerAB/ArcD/ProY family transporter — protein MVKEKYFYYLYLINALINIIHFVPRVLIEHRFEGALMSIFISVIIGTGLLVSFIKLISNFPGEGLPELFYGSLPKMIGVPLLIFFAFLWYEAGAINLAVYADITRRYISPDASPLVVIIFFLLLVTLCSRLKTESILYALETTIIINVPLMVYMLIKALVNPNFSWDAVMQVITHLWTAPNYESIAGATFIFTGYVNLAIFNRAFSSLKPRHLWLIPISGLLVLLVTLLVPIGYHGTIGVEDQVYKWFSTADSIRSEFFLVERVLFIFYFTCLSLTLVSAVIQWHNALEIVKAISVKRKPKELKAASNKDWWVLAPMALGTIGMEYWFDEDILRIFGQWFLNVRLIGEVLFVATMFVVYRRRKKRA, from the coding sequence ATGGTTAAGGAAAAATATTTTTACTACTTGTATTTGATCAATGCGTTGATTAACATCATTCACTTTGTTCCCAGAGTCCTCATCGAACATCGATTTGAGGGCGCTTTAATGTCCATTTTCATTTCGGTCATCATAGGAACAGGATTGCTGGTCAGCTTTATAAAGCTGATCAGCAATTTTCCCGGGGAAGGTCTGCCCGAGCTTTTTTATGGCAGCCTTCCCAAAATGATAGGTGTTCCCCTGCTCATTTTTTTCGCGTTCCTATGGTATGAAGCCGGTGCCATTAATTTAGCTGTTTATGCTGACATTACGCGGCGCTATATAAGCCCTGACGCCTCCCCGTTAGTTGTAATCATCTTCTTTTTACTGCTGGTTACCCTGTGCAGCCGGCTTAAAACGGAATCGATCCTGTATGCTCTTGAGACGACTATTATTATCAACGTTCCTCTGATGGTCTATATGCTGATCAAAGCTCTGGTGAATCCAAATTTTAGCTGGGATGCGGTTATGCAGGTCATTACTCATCTCTGGACTGCGCCGAACTATGAATCGATTGCTGGGGCGACGTTTATTTTCACGGGCTATGTCAATCTGGCTATTTTTAATCGTGCTTTTAGTAGCCTGAAGCCCAGACATTTATGGCTGATCCCCATATCCGGATTATTGGTTCTACTCGTTACCCTGCTTGTTCCTATAGGATATCATGGGACGATTGGCGTGGAGGATCAGGTATATAAGTGGTTCTCCACAGCTGATTCCATTCGCAGTGAATTTTTTCTTGTGGAGCGCGTGCTGTTTATATTCTATTTCACCTGTTTATCCTTAACTTTGGTTAGTGCGGTCATTCAATGGCATAATGCGTTAGAAATTGTGAAAGCCATATCTGTCAAAAGAAAGCCAAAAGAGTTGAAAGCTGCTTCGAATAAGGATTGGTGGGTTCTTGCCCCGATGGCCTTGGGTACAATAGGAATGGAGTATTGGTTTGATGAAGATATTCTGCGCATATTCGGACAATGGTTTCTTAATGTTCGTCTGATCGGAGAAGTGCTGTTTGTCGCCACGATGTTCGTTGTGTATCGGAGGAGGAAAAAGAGGGCATGA
- a CDS encoding beta-mannosidase — protein MELEGLWQLQHFDVGQVKPMDIASPGLDDRFWITAQVPGDVHSALIERNIIDDPYFGHNDAKSRWIEQKEWWYRIGFDYTWPEGEDDHQLELTFGGLDTYATIYVNGHEIGATSNMLMAHTFNVTRVMRRGWNCIAVKFDPLHLHHQDKEQFQWSSYTKERPWIRKAAMNYGWDWGPRMVTVGIWGKVTIERRIRAKIDGVYARTITADQAQATVRVDVDVKAYRNKRLSYGANSLYGTLSQLPQMECEIRLLSESGDEVASSRQPVEGKKVTKDLHVDAPRYWWTHDLGEPYLYNLEVRLFVGGQQVDFYQQRFGIRTIELELHNEAGESSFAFVLNGVKLFAKGANWIPVDHFIGAAPDQRYRHLIELAVDCNMNMLRVWAGGIYEKDVFYDECDRLGVLVWQDFAFANALFPDFNRDFMDNVRAEVIYNVKRLRNRASLALWCGNNEIDWLYDMKSSGGDITCPFYGESIYHELIPEVLEELDGSRAYWPSSPFGGNDANDPDIGDRHNWQVWHGSVYPRKSGEAPLLDYSVEGVTFKNYKKDFTLFSSEFGMHASANRHTLEKNIPEGEFYWGSVEMAYRNKDTNHQKGILLMEGYTGIPQTIEEYMKFSMLTQAEGLKYGIEHYRRNKRRTSGTLVWQLNDSWPGTSWSVIDYELLPKASYYYMKKFYHPLLLSIHHDAGQPLQIWVVNDTLEAYEGKVVLKVYDYAGTEVYSQEFPAVLPGNAAVQLGSLVESEVLGGRPANEVVVKLSSEGFVAPSNLYYLRDQKDLDLPPASLQVEIDEQEQRVSITAKDHLARMVVLDLPQGHVRFSDNYFDLLPGESKTVHIRHLDGGTVLLDQLQVSMLNG, from the coding sequence ATGGAGCTTGAAGGACTGTGGCAACTACAGCATTTTGATGTCGGTCAAGTGAAGCCTATGGATATTGCATCGCCGGGTCTTGATGATCGATTCTGGATTACGGCGCAGGTGCCGGGCGACGTTCATTCCGCATTGATTGAACGGAACATCATCGATGATCCGTATTTCGGACATAACGATGCCAAGAGCCGCTGGATTGAGCAGAAGGAATGGTGGTATCGCATCGGATTTGATTATACTTGGCCGGAGGGCGAGGATGATCATCAGCTGGAGCTGACGTTTGGCGGGCTGGATACGTATGCTACGATATATGTCAATGGCCATGAGATTGGAGCGACAAGCAATATGCTTATGGCGCATACATTTAATGTCACTCGCGTCATGAGACGCGGCTGGAACTGTATCGCTGTGAAATTTGATCCCTTACATTTGCATCATCAGGACAAGGAACAGTTCCAGTGGTCTTCCTATACGAAGGAGCGCCCCTGGATTCGTAAGGCCGCGATGAATTACGGCTGGGATTGGGGGCCGCGCATGGTTACCGTTGGCATCTGGGGCAAGGTGACGATTGAACGGCGAATCAGAGCGAAGATTGATGGCGTATACGCTCGGACGATCACAGCGGATCAGGCTCAAGCAACCGTGCGGGTCGACGTCGATGTGAAGGCTTATCGCAACAAGCGACTTTCTTATGGCGCGAATTCGTTATACGGCACCTTGTCACAGTTACCACAGATGGAATGTGAAATCCGTTTACTGAGCGAGTCTGGTGACGAAGTAGCCAGCTCTCGTCAGCCTGTGGAGGGCAAGAAGGTAACGAAGGATTTGCATGTGGATGCGCCTCGTTACTGGTGGACGCATGATTTAGGGGAGCCTTATTTATACAACCTCGAGGTGAGGCTTTTTGTCGGGGGACAGCAGGTCGATTTCTATCAGCAGCGCTTCGGAATTCGAACCATTGAATTGGAGCTGCACAATGAAGCTGGAGAATCATCCTTCGCCTTTGTGCTGAATGGGGTGAAGCTGTTCGCCAAGGGAGCAAACTGGATTCCGGTTGATCATTTTATCGGAGCGGCTCCCGATCAGAGGTATCGTCATTTGATCGAGCTCGCTGTTGATTGCAATATGAACATGCTTCGCGTATGGGCGGGCGGGATTTATGAGAAGGACGTGTTCTATGACGAATGCGACCGGCTTGGCGTGTTAGTCTGGCAGGATTTTGCCTTTGCAAATGCGCTGTTCCCGGACTTTAACCGCGACTTTATGGACAATGTCAGAGCCGAAGTGATCTATAACGTAAAACGGCTGCGTAATCGAGCTTCTCTAGCGTTATGGTGCGGCAATAACGAAATCGACTGGCTGTATGACATGAAATCTTCCGGCGGGGATATTACTTGCCCGTTCTACGGCGAGAGCATCTACCATGAGCTGATTCCTGAAGTACTGGAGGAGCTGGATGGAAGCCGGGCCTATTGGCCATCTTCGCCATTTGGCGGCAATGATGCTAATGATCCGGATATTGGAGATCGCCATAATTGGCAGGTATGGCACGGCTCCGTGTACCCGCGCAAATCCGGGGAGGCACCGCTGCTCGATTATAGTGTAGAAGGGGTTACATTTAAAAATTATAAAAAGGATTTCACCTTATTCAGCAGTGAATTCGGAATGCATGCCTCCGCTAATCGGCATACCTTGGAGAAAAATATACCCGAAGGTGAATTTTACTGGGGCAGCGTGGAAATGGCGTATCGGAATAAGGATACGAATCACCAGAAAGGGATTTTGCTCATGGAGGGCTATACCGGTATTCCGCAGACGATTGAGGAGTACATGAAATTTTCCATGTTGACGCAAGCTGAAGGCTTAAAATACGGCATCGAGCACTATCGCCGCAATAAACGCCGAACGAGCGGAACCCTGGTGTGGCAGCTCAATGACAGCTGGCCGGGGACGAGTTGGTCTGTTATTGATTATGAGCTGTTGCCGAAAGCCTCCTATTATTATATGAAGAAGTTTTATCATCCCTTGTTGCTGTCGATTCATCATGACGCTGGGCAGCCGCTTCAGATTTGGGTCGTCAATGATACATTGGAGGCTTATGAGGGCAAGGTTGTGCTGAAGGTGTATGATTATGCTGGAACAGAGGTATATAGCCAAGAATTCCCTGCTGTCCTTCCTGGCAATGCGGCCGTTCAGCTCGGCAGCTTGGTGGAAAGCGAGGTGCTTGGCGGAAGACCGGCCAACGAGGTAGTGGTTAAGTTATCCTCCGAGGGCTTTGTTGCTCCGAGCAATTTATACTATTTGCGTGATCAGAAGGATTTGGATCTGCCCCCCGCTTCATTGCAGGTTGAAATTGATGAGCAGGAGCAGAGGGTAAGCATCACGGCGAAGGATCATTTGGCACGAATGGTCGTTTTGGATTTGCCGCAAGGCCATGTAAGGTTCAGCGACAATTATTTCGATCTGCTGCCGGGCGAGAGCAAGACGGTTCATATTCGGCATTTGGATGGCGGGACTGTGCTGCTGGATCAACTGCAAGTTAGCATGCTGAATGGCTGA
- a CDS encoding response regulator yields MRIMIVDDEVIIRTGLAQVIKWHEIGIELLSPAASAEEALERIPGERPHILLTDIRMSGMSGLELAEEARRINPDIEVIILSGHDDFVYTQQAIRQDVCDYLLKTSRPEEIIKTVLKAKRRVQERWAAQSQNYHHKKEEISRSFEQWTVDGQPEDGRALADPLFLPSSIDELQIQNWKKQVLIIAADGWNDSQSENLLLFAVENLLSDLLTCTTMIQKKRIVAAVYLDPRKYDIDVPYRQAIRHIEMMMKCTLFVAIGQPVFQLEKLHESYLTADEAFGYQVIIDHKMCSYEEIKQRKGGKTVCTYEEEIELSSILLEGDLIALKSWVQRFIKEQRQDPNATLESLSACLHSVVIAAHRWLERVLTATGREKQLELDHPPAPFHLKRGEVIIPQDALFQHLYSVMKTYHTQHAEGQTAHVHKAMAFIEEQLEQDVSLQQVAKHVHLHPNHLSEVFKKSTGMTFGDFVSRRKMSRAMEILSVSPAKISEVASQVGYEDVKYFSKIFKKHTGKTPSEFRDDPTLKLEPHGM; encoded by the coding sequence ATGAGAATCATGATAGTTGACGATGAAGTGATTATTAGAACCGGGCTGGCTCAAGTTATAAAATGGCATGAGATCGGAATCGAATTGCTGTCCCCGGCTGCCTCGGCGGAGGAAGCGTTGGAGCGGATACCGGGGGAGCGGCCGCATATATTGCTGACGGATATTCGGATGTCCGGGATGTCCGGTCTGGAATTGGCGGAAGAGGCCAGACGGATCAACCCGGATATCGAGGTGATCATTTTGTCCGGGCACGATGATTTTGTCTATACGCAGCAGGCGATCCGCCAGGATGTGTGCGACTATTTATTGAAGACGAGCAGACCGGAGGAAATCATCAAGACGGTGCTCAAAGCGAAGCGGCGCGTGCAGGAGCGTTGGGCTGCCCAAAGCCAGAATTATCATCATAAAAAAGAAGAGATCAGCCGCTCGTTTGAGCAGTGGACCGTAGATGGTCAGCCGGAAGACGGCAGGGCTCTGGCAGATCCGCTTTTCCTGCCGTCATCTATAGATGAACTGCAGATCCAGAACTGGAAGAAGCAGGTGCTGATTATTGCCGCAGACGGCTGGAACGATTCGCAATCGGAAAATTTGCTGCTCTTTGCCGTTGAAAATCTGCTGAGCGATTTGCTGACTTGCACGACGATGATCCAAAAGAAACGAATCGTGGCTGCTGTATACCTCGACCCTCGAAAATACGACATTGACGTCCCATACCGCCAAGCAATTCGCCATATTGAGATGATGATGAAATGTACGCTCTTCGTTGCTATTGGACAGCCGGTATTTCAACTGGAAAAGCTGCATGAGTCGTATTTGACCGCTGACGAGGCGTTTGGCTACCAGGTCATCATCGATCATAAAATGTGCAGCTATGAGGAGATCAAGCAGCGCAAGGGCGGTAAAACCGTCTGCACGTATGAGGAGGAAATCGAGCTATCCTCCATCCTGCTCGAGGGGGATCTCATCGCTTTGAAAAGCTGGGTGCAGCGGTTTATCAAGGAGCAGCGACAGGATCCGAATGCTACGCTGGAATCGCTGTCTGCGTGCCTGCATTCGGTTGTGATTGCCGCGCACCGCTGGCTTGAACGAGTGCTTACGGCTACCGGGAGAGAGAAGCAGCTGGAACTGGACCATCCCCCTGCACCGTTTCATTTGAAGCGCGGAGAGGTCATTATTCCTCAAGACGCGCTATTCCAGCATCTCTATTCGGTGATGAAGACTTATCATACCCAGCATGCGGAAGGACAGACAGCGCATGTTCATAAAGCGATGGCCTTTATCGAGGAGCAATTGGAGCAGGATGTCAGCTTGCAGCAGGTGGCTAAGCATGTGCATTTGCATCCGAATCATCTGAGCGAGGTGTTTAAGAAGTCAACGGGGATGACCTTTGGCGATTTCGTCAGTCGCAGGAAAATGAGCCGGGCGATGGAAATTTTATCCGTATCCCCGGCCAAGATCAGTGAAGTTGCTTCACAAGTCGGGTATGAGGATGTCAAATATTTCAGTAAAATTTTCAAAAAGCATACGGGGAAGACGCCTAGCGAATTTCGTGATGATCCTACGTTGAAGCTAGAGCCGCATGGAATGTAG
- a CDS encoding spore germination protein — MPTKRTEQRVEEWLSEQLSDTMDFEERSLGKSIKIAFMKSLSDSDTVKRFIVVPSYEMDLPAYESYIATFPGCEKSQDKQKVLEFVLKGYIYIRIEANSYLFDAKKTEYSGISANITEAIVQGPNDALTENIETNMNLIRRRYQSKDLKIEPITIGNVSKTTVAVMYDASRVDREVLEEMRKRLSKISVDILQSAGELEKYLSERKYRMFPTTIVTERPDRVVFNLAEGKVALLMDTVDYAIIAPSIFNDFFTAMDDKIQVPLVGWFMKIIRYVGLFITVTLPAFYVAFTSYNPEILKVQITLLIAGSRAAVPYPSFVEVGLMLLMMEFLIEASLRLPKAIGPTATTVGGLILGQAATQAGLVSNIMIIIVSAVAISNFVIPLNMMAFTVRVLKYFFIFFAAIFGLIGIVVSMIGLIMYLSEIRSFGKPYMKIFAIEGKQGKGDQQNG, encoded by the coding sequence ATGCCAACGAAGCGCACTGAGCAACGGGTGGAGGAATGGCTGTCTGAGCAATTGTCCGACACGATGGATTTTGAAGAACGATCTTTAGGGAAATCCATAAAAATTGCATTTATGAAGAGTTTAAGCGATTCGGATACGGTGAAACGATTCATTGTCGTACCTTCTTATGAGATGGACTTGCCAGCTTACGAGAGTTATATAGCTACATTCCCGGGCTGCGAAAAGTCACAGGATAAACAGAAGGTATTAGAATTCGTTCTAAAAGGCTACATTTATATTCGAATTGAAGCCAACAGTTATCTATTTGATGCGAAGAAGACCGAGTATAGCGGAATCTCTGCAAACATCACTGAGGCGATAGTGCAGGGGCCGAATGATGCGCTGACAGAGAACATCGAAACCAACATGAATTTGATTCGCCGCCGCTATCAGTCGAAGGATTTGAAGATAGAGCCCATAACGATCGGCAATGTGTCCAAGACTACGGTGGCTGTCATGTACGATGCTTCCCGGGTGGACAGGGAAGTGCTGGAGGAAATGCGAAAGCGATTATCCAAGATTTCAGTTGATATTTTGCAGTCTGCGGGTGAATTGGAGAAATATCTCAGCGAGCGTAAGTATCGCATGTTCCCGACGACAATTGTAACGGAGAGACCCGACCGGGTTGTATTTAATCTGGCTGAGGGCAAGGTGGCCTTGCTTATGGATACCGTGGACTACGCCATTATTGCCCCTAGCATATTTAATGATTTCTTTACGGCCATGGATGATAAAATCCAGGTTCCTTTAGTTGGATGGTTCATGAAAATTATCCGCTATGTCGGATTATTCATTACGGTTACCCTCCCTGCCTTTTACGTCGCCTTCACTTCCTATAATCCAGAAATATTGAAGGTACAGATTACACTCCTCATTGCGGGAAGCCGTGCGGCCGTGCCGTATCCGTCTTTTGTGGAGGTGGGCTTGATGCTGCTTATGATGGAATTTCTGATTGAGGCGAGTTTACGGCTTCCCAAAGCGATCGGACCCACTGCTACAACGGTTGGAGGTCTTATTTTGGGTCAAGCGGCAACGCAGGCCGGGCTGGTCAGCAATATCATGATCATTATCGTTTCGGCGGTAGCCATCTCCAATTTTGTAATTCCGCTGAATATGATGGCCTTTACCGTTAGGGTGCTTAAGTATTTCTTTATTTTTTTTGCGGCTATATTCGGTTTGATTGGCATCGTGGTGAGCATGATCGGACTTATCATGTATCTGTCTGAGATACGCAGCTTCGGGAAGCCATATATGAAGATCTTTGCTATAGAGGGTAAACAAGGCAAGGGAGACCAGCAAAATGGTTAA